One Armatimonadota bacterium genomic window carries:
- a CDS encoding prolyl oligopeptidase family serine peptidase, which translates to MFGTVALSLILAQSDLQSGQSFPLWKDTPYAKGTSANDIPTLTPFLPEKKSNTAIVVCPGGGYYMLADHEGHDYAEFLAMHGITAFVLRYRLGQFGYRHPAMLADAQRAVRTVRSMGFKTVGLMGSSAGGHLTGTACVHYDFPAYEAKDDIDKISARPDFGVLCYAVLTFNAPYGHTGSRDNLIGPDAPKELMHFMDLPSQVTKDTPPCFIWSTTEDTVVPSQNSEMFADALRDHKVPYELHIFQKGGHGIGLTVKAPYTNPHPWATDLLFWLKANNWNN; encoded by the coding sequence ATGTTTGGCACCGTCGCTCTCAGTCTCATCCTGGCCCAATCCGACCTCCAATCTGGACAGTCTTTCCCGCTCTGGAAAGACACCCCCTACGCCAAGGGCACGAGCGCGAACGACATCCCGACCCTGACCCCGTTCCTCCCCGAGAAGAAGTCCAACACCGCCATCGTCGTCTGCCCCGGTGGTGGATACTACATGCTGGCCGACCACGAAGGACACGACTATGCCGAATTCCTTGCCATGCATGGCATCACCGCGTTTGTGCTTCGCTACCGCCTCGGACAATTTGGCTACCGCCACCCCGCCATGCTCGCCGATGCCCAGCGCGCTGTCCGCACTGTCCGCTCGATGGGCTTCAAAACGGTGGGACTCATGGGCTCCTCGGCCGGTGGACACCTCACCGGAACCGCCTGTGTCCACTACGACTTCCCTGCCTACGAGGCTAAGGATGACATCGACAAAATCAGCGCCCGCCCCGACTTCGGTGTGCTTTGCTACGCCGTCCTAACCTTTAACGCTCCGTACGGCCACACCGGCTCACGAGATAATCTGATCGGACCCGACGCCCCCAAAGAGCTGATGCACTTTATGGATTTGCCCAGCCAGGTCACCAAAGATACTCCGCCCTGCTTCATCTGGAGTACGACCGAGGACACAGTGGTGCCGTCGCAGAACTCAGAGATGTTCGCCGACGCCCTCCGAGACCACAAGGTCCCCTACGAACTCCACATCTTCCAGAAGGGCGGTCACGGCATCGGCCTCACCGTCAAAGCACCGTATACCAACCCCCACCCCTGGGCAACGGACCTCCTGTTCTGGCTGAAAGCCAATAATTGGAATAACTAA